A genomic region of Ictidomys tridecemlineatus isolate mIctTri1 chromosome 10, mIctTri1.hap1, whole genome shotgun sequence contains the following coding sequences:
- the Nfatc2ip gene encoding NFATC2-interacting protein, with product MAEPARRRGRRPRGGGVGRGARGARGGRGRRPRAQRSPARRTPDTVLVDLVSDSDEDFVEVATARGAAEPAEVSSPIVVPSPEPPEPAAPRADSDSDSEGADARPAGAQRTLIRRRRRLLLDPGEAPVVPVYSGKVQSSLHLIPDHVSLLKLCPEGAEEEADVADASSPHPEDLPHPDSPWKKKLRSKDEKEEKKKKVFEARDTSPLPPPPPRTKSRKHTRALQKLREVNKRLQDLRSSLSPKQHQGQGRQSQDDEVVIVEGPTLPENPRLFPLKIRCRADLIRLPIRMSEPLQSVVDHMATRLRVSPSRILLLFGETELSPTATPRTLKLGVADIIDCVVLASSSEATETSQQLRLRVQGKEKHQMLEISLSQDSPLKTLMSHYEEAMGLSGHKLSFFFDGTKLSGKELPADLGMESGDLIEVWG from the exons ATGGCGGAACCGGCGAGGAGACGGGGTCGAAGGCCCCGAGGCGGCGGTGTTGGCCGAGGGGCTCGGGGAGCCCGGGGCGGTCGGGGCCGGCGTCCTCGCGCCCAGCGGTCTCCAGCTCGGCGCACCCCGGACACAGTGCTGGTGGACTTGGTCAGCGACAGCGACGAGGATTTCGTGGAGGTCGCGACTGCGCGCGGTGCTGCCGAGCCAGCTGAGGTCTCGTCCCCGATTGTGGTCCCGTCTCCGGAGCCCCCAGAGCCGGCCGCACCCCGGGCCGACAGCGACAGTGACAGTGAAGGCGCCGACGCGCGGCCTGCGGGAGCCCAGCGGACTCTGATCCGGCGGCGGCGACGGCTGCTGCTGGATCCGGGGGAGGCGCCGGTGGTTCCGGTGTACTCCGGGAAG GTGCAAAGCAGCCTCCACCTCATCCCAGATCATGTGTCCCTCCTGAAACTCTGCCCTGAAGGGGCTGAGGAAG AGGCAGATGTGGCAGATGCTAGCAGTCCCCACCCTGAGGATCTCCCACATCCAGACTCTCCCTGGAAGAAGAAGCTGAGGAGTAAggatgagaaagaagagaagaaaaagaaggtgtTTGA GGCTCGGGACAcctctcctctgcccccacctccaccaAGGACAAAAAGCAGAAAGCATACGCGGGCACTCCAGAAACTGAG GGAAGTGAACAAGCGCCTCCAAGATCTCCGATCTTCCCTGAGCCCCAAGCAGCACCAGGGCCAAGGCCGCCAGAGCCAAGACGACGAGGTGGTCATAGTGGAGGGGCCCACGCTCCCAGAGAATCCCCGGCTCTTCCCACTCAAAATCCGGTGCCGGGCTGACCTGATCAGATTGCCCATCAGAATG TCGGAGCCCCTTCAGAGTGTGGTGGACCACATGGCCACCCGTCTCAGGGTGTCCCCAAGCAGGATTCTTTTGCTCTTTGGAGAGACAGAACTGTCCCCTACGGCCACCCCCAGGACTCTGAAGCTTGGAGTGGCTGACATCATTG ACTGTGTGGTGCTAGCAAGTTCTTCAGAGGCCACAGAGACATCCCAGCAGCTCCGTCTCAGGGTGCAGGGGAAAGAGAAACACCAGATGCTGGAGATCTCGTTGTCTCAG GATTCTCCTCTCAAGACCCTCATGTCACACTATGAGGAGGCCATGGGACTCTCTGGACACAAGCTGTCTTTCTTCTTCGATGGGACAAAGCTTTCAGGCAAGGAGCTGCCGGCTGATCTGGGCATGGAATCCGGGGACCTCATTGAGGTCTGGGGCTGA